A region of Bacteroidota bacterium DNA encodes the following proteins:
- a CDS encoding nucleotide exchange factor GrpE: MNNEQDNELTNDSTTENTAENPVNESEQTDNTVINEEQKAEEPITIEQELAEAKDKYLRLYSDFENYKRRTAKERMELMMTANKEVLVSLIPVLDDFERASKAMEKATEVSAVKEGVELVSHKLKNILINKGLKEMESTNKPFDSEFHEAITNIPAPTEELKGKVVDTIEKGYLLNDRVIRFAKVVVGE, translated from the coding sequence ATGAATAACGAGCAAGACAACGAATTAACAAACGATTCGACAACAGAAAACACTGCTGAAAATCCAGTTAATGAAAGTGAGCAAACTGACAATACTGTCATTAATGAAGAACAAAAGGCAGAAGAACCAATAACTATAGAACAAGAACTGGCTGAGGCAAAAGATAAATATTTACGCTTATACAGCGATTTTGAAAACTACAAACGCAGAACAGCCAAAGAAAGAATGGAATTAATGATGACTGCCAATAAAGAAGTATTGGTTTCACTTATTCCTGTTTTAGACGATTTCGAACGTGCATCAAAAGCCATGGAAAAGGCTACTGAAGTAAGTGCAGTAAAAGAAGGAGTTGAATTGGTTAGCCACAAGCTAAAAAACATTTTAATCAACAAAGGATTAAAAGAAATGGAAAGCACCAATAAACCTTTTGACAGTGAATTTCATGAAGCCATTACCAATATTCCTGCTCCTACCGAGGAGTTAAAAGGTAAAGTGGTTGATACCATCGAAAAAGGTTATTTGCTTAACGACAGGGTAATTCGTTTTGCCAAAGTGGTAGTAGGAGAATAA
- the dnaJ gene encoding molecular chaperone DnaJ — protein sequence MAKRDYYEVLGLSKGANEADIKKAYRQMAIKFHPDKNPGDKTAEDKFKEAAEAYEMLSDSNKKARYDQYGHAGTGSQGGYGGGGMNMDDIFSQFGDVFGNDGSPFESFFGGGGGRSRSGARGIRGSNIRLKVKLTLQEIASGVEKKLKYGRLVMAEGLSFDTCTTCKGSGQVRRVTNTFLGQMATTSACPTCQGTGRIMGKRPAGSNADGLINKEDVVSVNIPAGVANGMQLSLSGKGNAGPMGGPAGDLIILIEEAEDPILKRDGNNIVYDLYINFADVALGTQVEVPTVDGKVKLKIESGTQAGKILRLRGKGLPELNTNYKGDQLIHVNVWTPQKLNSEEREILERIRNSENFKPKPNANDKGFFDRMREFFN from the coding sequence ATGGCAAAAAGAGATTACTACGAAGTATTAGGACTAAGCAAAGGCGCTAACGAGGCTGATATAAAAAAGGCTTATAGACAAATGGCTATTAAGTTTCACCCTGATAAAAACCCGGGCGATAAAACTGCTGAGGATAAATTTAAAGAAGCTGCCGAAGCTTACGAAATGTTAAGCGACTCCAATAAAAAGGCCCGTTACGACCAATATGGACATGCCGGAACCGGAAGTCAGGGGGGCTATGGCGGAGGCGGTATGAATATGGACGACATATTTAGCCAGTTTGGTGATGTTTTTGGTAACGATGGAAGCCCGTTTGAATCGTTTTTTGGAGGCGGAGGCGGAAGAAGCCGTAGTGGTGCCAGAGGAATCAGGGGAAGTAATATCAGGTTAAAAGTAAAACTTACTTTACAGGAAATAGCTTCCGGTGTAGAGAAAAAACTAAAATACGGCCGTTTGGTAATGGCCGAAGGTTTAAGTTTTGATACCTGTACTACTTGTAAAGGCTCTGGTCAGGTACGCAGGGTAACCAATACTTTTTTAGGGCAAATGGCTACTACCAGTGCATGTCCTACTTGCCAGGGAACAGGAAGAATTATGGGTAAACGCCCAGCAGGTTCAAATGCTGACGGGTTAATAAATAAAGAAGATGTAGTTTCGGTTAATATTCCTGCAGGTGTTGCCAATGGAATGCAACTAAGCTTAAGCGGAAAAGGAAATGCAGGTCCAATGGGTGGCCCTGCCGGTGATTTAATTATTTTAATTGAAGAGGCGGAAGACCCTATTTTAAAACGTGACGGTAACAATATTGTTTACGATTTATACATCAATTTTGCTGATGTAGCTTTGGGTACTCAAGTAGAAGTACCAACGGTAGATGGCAAGGTTAAATTGAAAATTGAAAGCGGCACACAAGCAGGTAAAATACTTCGTTTACGTGGCAAAGGCTTACCTGAGTTAAATACCAATTACAAAGGTGATCAATTGATTCATGTAAATGTTTGGACACCTCAAAAACTGAATAGCGAAGAGCGTGAAATATTAGAGAGAATACGCAACTCAGAAAACTTTAAACCTAAGCCTAATGCAAATGACAAAGGTTTCTTTGATAGAATGAGAGAGTTTTTTAACTAA